In a single window of the Rhodamnia argentea isolate NSW1041297 chromosome 2, ASM2092103v1, whole genome shotgun sequence genome:
- the LOC115727352 gene encoding uncharacterized protein At1g76660-like — translation MGSEQNRFPLQQRPEPRKRWGGCWGAFSCFGAQKGGRRIAPASRIPEGNASATQPNGPQAAGLANHTTTISPSLLAPPSSPASFTTSALPSTAQSPNNCFLSLSANSPGGPSSTMFATGPYAHETQLVSPPAFSTFTTEPSTAPLTPPPELAHLTTPSSPDVPYAHYFSSVKDIKCPDKTSYVASHDLQAAYSLYPGSPPSGMISPISRMSGERLPSSFPEREFPSQWDSSVSPRSDRGGSGRESGHSPTGASRSDTNFFCPATFAEFYLDHNPPFPNTGGRLSVSKDSDAYSTAGNGNQNWQSSRSPKQDPEEIEAYRASFGFSADEIITTTNYVEIADVTDDSFTMAPPPTEGQKAEKLGTEFLPFKSVKADQDVQRDLLTSHDSGKDLNSCNASGSSTPSIHDRTDDEDVFSRIHLPKNGRKYELGSSMSDAEIDYRRGRSLREGKVGVRWHG, via the exons ATGGGATCGGAGCAGAATCGGTTCCCTCTCCAGCAGCGTCCGGAACCG CGAAAGAGATGGGGTGGCTGTTGGGGTGCTTTCTCTTGTTTTGGTGCTCAGAAAGGTGGGAGGCGTATAGCTCCTGCATCTCGTATTCCTGAGGGCAATGCCTCAGCAACGCAGCCAAATGGACCCCAAGCTGCCGGCTTGGCCAACCATACTACTACCATATCTCCATCTCTTTTAGCTCCGCCTTCTTCTCCAGCATCCTTTACAACTTCTGCTCTCCCTTCGACAGCCCAGTCACCTAATAATTGTTTCCTGTCATTGTCTGCCAACTCCCCGGGTGGCCCTTCATCCACAATGTTTGCCACAGGACCATATGCCCATGAAACACAGCTGGTTTCCCCTCCCGCTTTCTCAACTTTCACAACTGAGCCATCTACTGCTCCTCTCACTCCCCCGCCAGAGTTGGCTCATTTGACTACTCCCTCTTCCCCTGATGTTCCTTATGCTCATTATTTTTCATCTGTAAAAGACATCAAATGTCCTGACAAGACCAGTTATGTTGCTTCACATGATCTCCAGGCTGCATATTCACTTTACCCTGGAAGTCCCCCCAGCGGTATGATCTCACCAATTTCAAGGATGTCTGGTGAGCGTTTACCATCATCATTCCCAGAACGTGAATTTCCTTCACAGTGGGATTCATCGGTTTCACCTCGAAGCGATCGGGGTGGTTCTGGAAGAGAATCTGGACATAGCCCCACTGGTGCTTCTAGAAGTGATACGAATTTCTTCTGCCCAGCTACATTTGCTGAGTTCTATTTGGATCATAATCCACCATTTCCTAATACTGGTGGGAGGTTGAGTGTTTCCAAGGATTCTGATGCGTACTCTACTGCTGGAAATGGGAATCAGAATTGGCAAAGTAGTAGAAGCCCAAAACAAGATCCAGAGGAAATCGAAGCATACAGAGCTTCCTTTGGGTTCAGTGCAGATGAAATAATTACTACGACCAATTATgtggaaattgctgatgttaCAGATGACTCATTTACAATGGCACCTCCACCAACTGAAGGTCAAAAGGCAGAGAAACTGGGCACGGAATTTCTGCCCTTCAAAAGCGTAAAAGCTGACCAAGATGTGCAACGCGATCTACTAACTTCGCATGATTCTGGAAAGG ATCTTAACTCATGCAATGCCTCTGGATCAAGCACACCCAGTATCCATGATCGGACTGATGATGAAGATGTATTTTCAAGGATTCACTTACCCAAGAACGGCCGTAAATATGAATTAGGCTCTTCTATGTCTGATGCAGAGATTGACtatagaagaggaagaagcttGAGAGAAGGCAAAGTAGGTGTCAGGTGGCATGGTTGA